Proteins from a genomic interval of Nematostella vectensis chromosome 12, jaNemVect1.1, whole genome shotgun sequence:
- the LOC125557481 gene encoding histone H2A-beta, sperm-like — translation MSGRGKGKAKGTKSKTRSSRAGLQFPVGRIHRHLRKGNYAERVGAGAPVYLAAVLEYLSAEILELAGNAARDNKKTRIIPRHLQLAVYALKRQGRTLYGFGG, via the coding sequence ATGTCTGGCCGAGGCAAAGGTAAAGCTAAGGGCACCAAGTCCAAGACTCGCTCATCCCGTGCCGGACTTCAGTTCCCCGTCGGCCGTATCCATCGTCACCTCCGTAAGGGCAACTACGCTGAGAGAGTAGGCGCCGGTGCACCTGTATACCTTGCTGCAGTCCTAGAGTATCTAAGTGCTGAGATATTGGAGCTTGCCGGTAACGCTGCTCGTGACAACAAGAAAACGAGGATAATCCCGCGTCACCTACAGCTTGCCGTGTACGCCCTGAAGCGCCAAGGGCGCACTCTGTACGGCTTCGGTGGCTAA
- the LOC125557212 gene encoding late histone H2B.L4-like, which produces MPPKSGKKPEASKGKKNVVAGDKKKRKGRRKESYAIYIYKVLKQVHPDTGISSKAMGIMNSFVNDIFERIAAESSRLAHYNKKSTISSREIQTAIRLLLPGELAKHAVSEGTKAVTKYTSSK; this is translated from the coding sequence ATGCCTCCTAAATCTGGTAAGAAACCCGAAGCATCTAAAGGCAAGAAAAACGTCGTAGCTGGTGACAAAAAGAAGCGCAAAGGTCGTCGCAAGGAGAGCTACGCCATCTACATTTACAAAGTTCTGAAGCAAGTTCATCCCGACACAGGAATCTCCAGCAAAGCAATGGGCATCATGAATTCGTTCGTGAACGATATATTCGAACGCATCGCTGCAGAGTCGTCTCGACTAGCGCACTACAACAAGAAGTCCACAATCAGCTCGCGAGAGATTCAGACTGCAATTCGCCTACTACTACCAGGGGAGCTTGCCAAACACGCCGTCAGCGAGGGGACCAAAGCCGTTACTAAGTACACCAGCAGCAAGTGA
- the LOC5498791 gene encoding histone H2A, giving the protein MSGRGKGKAKGTKSKTRSSRAGLQFPVGRIHRHLRKGNYAERVGAGAPVYLAAVLEYLSAEILELAGNAARDNKKTRIIPRHLQLAVRNDEELNRLLHGVTIAQGGVLPNIQASLLPKKTEKKSK; this is encoded by the coding sequence ATGTCTGGCCGAGGCAAAGGTAAAGCTAAGGGCACCAAGTCCAAGACTCGCTCATCCCGTGCCGGACTTCAGTTCCCCGTCGGCCGTATCCATCGTCACCTCCGTAAGGGCAACTACGCTGAGAGAGTAGGCGCCGGTGCACCTGTATACCTTGCTGCAGTCCTAGAGTATCTAAGTGCTGAGATATTGGAGCTTGCCGGTAACGCTGCTCGTGACAACAAGAAAACGAGGATAATCCCGCGTCACCTACAGCTTGCCGTAAGAAACGACGAGGAGCTGAATAGGTTATTGCATGGTGTTACCATTGCGCAGGGCGGGGTCCTACCAAACATCCAAGCATCTCTTCTCCCGAAGAAGACCGAGAAAAAGAGCAAGTGA
- the LOC125557137 gene encoding histone H3-like isoform X1, producing the protein MARTKQTARKSTGGKAPRKQLATKAARKSAPATGGGVKKPHRYRPGTVALREIRRYQKSTELLIRKLPFQRLVREIAQDFKTDLRFQSSAVMALQEASEAYLVGLFEDTNLCAIHAKRVTIMPKDIQLARRIRGENKPNSRVV; encoded by the exons ATGGCTCGCACTAAGCAAACGGCTCGAAAATCAACTGGAGGCAAGGCTCCAAGAAAGCAGCTTGCGACCAAGGCAGCTCGTAAAAGCGCGCCAGCTACTGGAGGAGGAGTGAAGAAACCTCACCGTTACAGACCTGGCACAGTCGCTCTCCGTGAGATCCGCCGATACCAGAAATCTACCGAGCTGTTGATCAGAAAGCTTCCTTTCCAGCGTCTAGTTCGAGAAATCGCACAAGATTTCAAGACCGATCTGAGATTCCAGAGCTCGGCCGTTATGGCTCTACAAGAAGCTAGTGAGGCCTACCTTGTTGGTTTATTTGAAGACACCAATCTCTGCGCTATTCACGCAAAACGAGTAACGATCATGCCGAAAGATATACAGCTCGCCCGCAGAATCCGAGGAG aaaacaagccTAATTCGCGAGTGGTATGA
- the LOC125557137 gene encoding histone H3-like isoform X2, whose amino-acid sequence MARTKQTARKSTGGKAPRKQLATKAARKSAPATGGGVKKPHRYRPGTVALREIRRYQKSTELLIRKLPFQRLVREIAQDFKTDLRFQSSAVMALQEASEAYLVGLFEDTNLCAIHAKRVTIMPKDIQLARRIRGERA is encoded by the coding sequence ATGGCTCGCACTAAGCAAACGGCTCGAAAATCAACTGGAGGCAAGGCTCCAAGAAAGCAGCTTGCGACCAAGGCAGCTCGTAAAAGCGCGCCAGCTACTGGAGGAGGAGTGAAGAAACCTCACCGTTACAGACCTGGCACAGTCGCTCTCCGTGAGATCCGCCGATACCAGAAATCTACCGAGCTGTTGATCAGAAAGCTTCCTTTCCAGCGTCTAGTTCGAGAAATCGCACAAGATTTCAAGACCGATCTGAGATTCCAGAGCTCGGCCGTTATGGCTCTACAAGAAGCTAGTGAGGCCTACCTTGTTGGTTTATTTGAAGACACCAATCTCTGCGCTATTCACGCAAAACGAGTAACGATCATGCCGAAAGATATACAGCTCGCCCGCAGAATCCGAGGAGAACGGGCTTAG
- the LOC125557234 gene encoding histone H4, with protein MSGRGKGGKGLGKGGAKRHRKILRDNIQGITKPAIRRLARRGGVKRISGLIYEETRGVLKVFLENVIRDAVTYTEHAKRKTVTAMDVVYALKRQGRTLYGFGG; from the coding sequence atgtctggTCGTGGTAAAGGCGGTAAAGGTCTTGGCAAGGGTGGAGCAAAGAGACATCGAAAGATCCTGCGTGATAATATCCAGGGTATAACCAAACCTGCAATTCGCCGACTTGCTCGTCGTGGCGGTGTGAAGCGTATCTCCGGTCTTATCTATGAGGAGACCCGTGGTGTCCTCAAGGTTTTCCTTGAAAATGTCATTCGAGATGCTGTAACTTACACAGAGCATGCCAAAAGAAAGACCGTCACAGCGATGGACGTCGTGTACGCCCTGAAGCGCCAAGGGCGCACTCTGTACGGCTTCGGTGGCTAA
- the LOC125557166 gene encoding histone H3 isoform X1, which translates to MARTKQTARKSTGGKAPRKQLATKAARKSAPATGGVKKPHRYRPGTVALREIRRYQKSTELLIRKLPFQRLVREIAQDFKTDLRFQSSAVMALQEASEAYLVGLFEDTNLCAIHAKRVTIMPKDIQLARRIRGENKPNSRVV; encoded by the exons ATGGCTCGCACTAAGCAAACGGCTCGAAAATCAACTGGAGGCAAGGCTCCAAGAAAGCAGCTTGCGACCAAGGCAGCTCGTAAAAGCGCGCCAGCTACTGGAGGAGTGAAGAAACCTCACCGTTACAGACCTGGCACAGTCGCTCTCCGTGAGATCCGCCGATACCAGAAATCTACCGAGCTGTTGATCAGAAAGCTTCCTTTCCAGCGTCTAGTTCGAGAAATCGCACAAGATTTCAAGACCGATCTGAGATTCCAGAGCTCGGCCGTTATGGCTCTACAAGAAGCTAGTGAGGCCTACCTTGTTGGTTTATTTGAAGACACCAATCTCTGCGCTATTCACGCAAAACGAGTAACGATCATGCCGAAAGATATACAGCTCGCCCGCAGAATCCGAGGAG aaaacaagccTAATTCGCGAGTGGTATGA
- the LOC125557166 gene encoding histone H3 isoform X2, with translation MARTKQTARKSTGGKAPRKQLATKAARKSAPATGGVKKPHRYRPGTVALREIRRYQKSTELLIRKLPFQRLVREIAQDFKTDLRFQSSAVMALQEASEAYLVGLFEDTNLCAIHAKRVTIMPKDIQLARRIRGERA, from the coding sequence ATGGCTCGCACTAAGCAAACGGCTCGAAAATCAACTGGAGGCAAGGCTCCAAGAAAGCAGCTTGCGACCAAGGCAGCTCGTAAAAGCGCGCCAGCTACTGGAGGAGTGAAGAAACCTCACCGTTACAGACCTGGCACAGTCGCTCTCCGTGAGATCCGCCGATACCAGAAATCTACCGAGCTGTTGATCAGAAAGCTTCCTTTCCAGCGTCTAGTTCGAGAAATCGCACAAGATTTCAAGACCGATCTGAGATTCCAGAGCTCGGCCGTTATGGCTCTACAAGAAGCTAGTGAGGCCTACCTTGTTGGTTTATTTGAAGACACCAATCTCTGCGCTATTCACGCAAAACGAGTAACGATCATGCCGAAAGATATACAGCTCGCCCGCAGAATCCGAGGAGAACGGGCTTAG
- the LOC125557171 gene encoding histone H2A-like — protein MSGRGKGKAKGTKSKTRSSRAGLQFPVGRIHRHLRKGNYAERVGAGAPVYLAAVLEYLSAEILELAGNAARDNKKTRIIPRHLQLAVRNDEELNRLLHGVTIAQGGVLPNIQASLLPKKTEKKSK, from the coding sequence ATGTCTGGCCGAGGCAAAGGTAAAGCTAAGGGCACCAAGTCCAAGACTCGCTCATCCCGTGCCGGACTTCAGTTCCCCGTCGGCCGTATCCATCGTCACCTCCGTAAGGGCAACTACGCTGAGAGAGTAGGCGCCGGTGCACCTGTATACCTTGCTGCAGTCctagagtatctgagtgctGAGATATTGGAGCTTGCCGGTAACGCTGCTCGTGACAACAAGAAAACGAGGATAATCCCGCGTCACCTACAGCTTGCCGTAAGAAACGACGAGGAGCTGAATAGGTTATTGCATGGTGTTACCATTGCGCAGGGCGGGGTCCTACCAAACATCCAAGCATCTCTTCTCCCGAAGAAGACCGAGAAAAAGAGCAAGTGA
- the LOC5497158 gene encoding histone H4 — MSGRGKGGKGLGKGGAKRHRKILRDNIQGITKPAIRRLARRGGVKRISGLIYEETRGVLKVFLENVIRDAVTYTEHAKRKTVTAMDVVYALKRQGRTLYGFGG; from the coding sequence atgtctggTCGTGGTAAAGGCGGTAAAGGTCTTGGCAAGGGTGGAGCAAAGAGACATCGAAAGATCCTGCGTGATAATATCCAGGGTATAACCAAACCTGCAATTCGCCGACTTGCTCGTCGTGGCGGTGTGAAGCGTATCTCCGGTCTTATCTATGAGGAGACCCGTGGTGTCCTCAAGGTTTTCCTTGAAAATGTCATCCGAGATGCTGTAACTTACACAGAGCATGCCAAAAGAAAGACCGTCACAGCGATGGACGTCGTGTACGCCCTGAAGCGCCAAGGGCGCACTCTGTACGGCTTCGGTGGCTAA